A stretch of Imperialibacter roseus DNA encodes these proteins:
- a CDS encoding sigma-54-dependent transcriptional regulator, with protein sequence MPKLNANILIIEDDEDVLYTAKLVLKQRFGEVHTETDPKRLPRLLEKTAFDVILLDMNFSHGQTSGNEGLFWLREILKLDSQAHVIMNTAYGDIQLAVEAMKIGAIDFLVKPWEREKLIATVENVFQLSRSKKEVQKLKSREKVITGDIDKAFPDMISRSDVMAPVFEAIEKVAKTDANVLILGENGTGKELVAREIYRQSLRAKEPFIKVDLGSLAESLFESELFGHKKGAFTDAKEDRQGRLEIASGGTLFLDEIGNLTTTQQSKLLTVLQARQVTPIGSNRPVDIDIRLISATNIQLDQVIESGEFRQDLLYRINTVEITLPPLRSRTGDVALLAEHYLNLYASKYNKRQLSLNKSALKKLDQYPWPGNIRELQHTMERAVIMADATELTADDFPLDKKPQPSLVNEVLQKDEMEKQLIQKAIKKWEGNLTKAADEMGMGRTTLYRKMKKYGF encoded by the coding sequence ATGCCCAAGCTCAACGCCAATATACTGATCATTGAAGACGACGAGGACGTGCTCTATACTGCCAAGCTGGTGCTCAAGCAGCGATTTGGTGAGGTGCATACCGAAACCGACCCAAAGCGACTTCCAAGGCTATTGGAGAAAACTGCCTTCGATGTGATTCTGCTTGACATGAACTTCTCTCATGGACAAACCAGCGGGAACGAAGGACTCTTTTGGCTGAGAGAAATACTTAAGCTTGATTCGCAGGCGCACGTCATTATGAACACCGCCTATGGCGACATCCAGCTGGCGGTTGAAGCCATGAAAATCGGGGCCATCGATTTTCTGGTGAAGCCATGGGAAAGAGAAAAGCTGATAGCAACCGTCGAAAACGTCTTCCAGCTTTCCCGCTCCAAAAAGGAGGTGCAAAAGCTAAAATCGAGAGAAAAGGTAATAACTGGCGACATCGACAAGGCGTTTCCCGACATGATCAGTCGCTCCGATGTGATGGCTCCTGTGTTTGAAGCGATAGAAAAAGTAGCAAAAACAGACGCCAACGTGCTTATCCTTGGTGAAAACGGAACAGGCAAAGAGCTGGTAGCCAGGGAGATCTACCGTCAGTCACTTCGGGCAAAAGAGCCTTTCATTAAAGTTGATCTTGGCTCTCTGGCAGAAAGTCTGTTCGAATCGGAGCTGTTTGGGCACAAAAAGGGAGCCTTTACTGATGCTAAGGAAGACCGGCAGGGACGGCTGGAAATAGCATCGGGCGGCACGCTGTTTTTGGATGAAATTGGCAACCTTACCACCACCCAGCAGTCGAAGTTACTCACGGTGCTGCAGGCCCGGCAGGTGACGCCTATCGGCTCCAATCGCCCCGTAGATATTGACATAAGGCTAATTTCTGCCACCAATATCCAGCTGGACCAGGTGATAGAGAGTGGAGAATTCCGGCAAGATTTATTGTATCGGATCAACACAGTTGAAATAACACTTCCGCCTCTCAGGTCGAGAACCGGCGACGTGGCGTTACTAGCGGAGCATTACCTTAACTTGTACGCCAGCAAATACAACAAGCGGCAGCTGTCGCTGAACAAGTCGGCTTTAAAAAAGCTAGACCAGTACCCCTGGCCTGGCAACATCCGTGAGCTGCAACATACGATGGAAAGGGCGGTGATTATGGCCGATGCGACTGAGCTGACCGCCGATGATTTCCCACTCGACAAAAAGCCCCAACCCAGCCTGGTGAACGAAGTGCTCCAAAAAGATGAAATGGAAAAGCAGCTCATTCAAAAGGCCATCAAAAAATGGGAAGGTAACCTGACCAAAGCGGCTGACGAAATGGGCATGGGCCGCACCACACTGTACCGCAAAATGAAAAAGTATGGTTTTTGA